One Vicinamibacteria bacterium genomic window, CTTCCGAATCGGCTGGCGGCTCGTGGGCCGCGAGAACTATGATGCACGAGTCTTCGACGAAATCTGGGGCGAAGACGACGATTCGGTCTCAACGACCGGAAATCGATTCCACAGGGGGTAAAGATGCGAAGTTGGATCCGTTCTCTATGTGCGGTCGGGGCGCTACTTCTCTTTAGTGTGGTCGCAACGACATTGGGGCAATCCGCCAAAACCGGCGGTGGCAAAGGCGAGCTGGCACTCAATGGAACCATCTGGGTGGGCAAGGAGCCGCATAATCGGGTGACAGTCCGTACCGATGGAACCATCGAGATCAAGGAAGGGAAAGACATCTATGTGCGCTTCATCGATCAAGTCGACGACATTTTCGTGATCGAGGTCCGCTGGTGGAACGTGTCCGCCAAAATCAACGTTCTCGAGCACGGAGTCTTGACGAGAATATCCCCGAATATTTATCGCTACATCGAAGCGGATCACCTCGAGTTCGGAATGCCCAACGATAATTTCCCCGGCATCATCGGCAGGGGTACCTTCGAGCTGCAGGGAAAGAACAAGGCCAAATTGATCCAGGTCGGCCATCTGATCGATGGCAGCGCCTCGGGATTCACCACCATTCTCGAAAGAGCCGACGCCGTGCCGGAGGTGCCGATCGACCAGACCTATCCCCTGATGGACTGAATGGCCAAGCCGTTCAGACTGGCGGAGAATCTCTGGAGCAGAGCCAAGCGTCGACGCACTTGAACCTGCTTCGAACCGTACGAGACTCGGTTGCAAAGCATCGTCAAGACTGAGACCCGGAAAGCTACACCAACAAGGGTGGCTCATTACGTGCGGGCTCGTGGCTCACGCCGAGGCGCGTTCACCTCGAAGTGGACCAACTCGATCTCGAGATAGGCGAAATCGCCTTCCGGCGGGTGCCAGCGCGCTTCACCGCGCGTGAAGACGCGCAACGGCCCGAAGCTCCGGTACTCGCCGACCGGCGTGGACCAGCGGCAAGGGGTGAATTGCTTGCCATCCGCCGAGGCCGCGAGACGGTCGTCGGAGACGAAGTCCACGAGCTCCCCTTTCTCGTTGAACGACAGCACGGCGCTGATCGTGTTGGAGCCAATGGTGTAGTTCGCCCGTGCCGACCGCTCATCGATTGGCGTCCAGCGAACGGCGGGATCGACGAGCTCCGCCGGCGCCAGCAGGCAGAGGTCGTTGAACAACGTGACGGTCTCCGCCCGGTCCATCTCCGGACCGACGGCATCCACCATCGGCACGAGCGAAACGAGCTTCACGCTCATGCTGGCGGAGCGATCCCGAAAAGCGTGATAGACGTCGACCGGAAGACCACCGCGCGTGGCCTTCATCAGGAAGAAGCGGGCCGGCTCGCCGGGAAAATTGTACTGCTCGGCGGTAAAGGTCATCCACGGGTCGCCGACTCCGCGGCGAATCCGCCCGCGCCAGGTCGCCTCGAAATGGTGCACCCGCGGCTGTCCGACCACTCCCGCCTGCCGGAGGTAGCGCTCAACGGGATCCGGCAGGGGAACCAGATCCGATTCCGTCACGAGCGGCGGCGCCATGGGTTGGGCCAGGCGCTTCTCCACCGCGGCGCGGTAACGCGCGAGAAAGCTCCTGGGACCGGAAGAAGCGAAGCGATAGGCGATGCCTGCGAGGATCAGAGCGTTGGCAAGGGTGCCGAGCTTCGCGTCCTCCCAAGAAGACGCGATGACGACCTGCGACAAAGCGACGGCGCCGAGACCGACGGCCCACCAGGCGTGGCACGACGATGCGAATAGCACGGCGGTGACGAGCGTCAACCCGGCCGCCCCAAGCCAGGCGACCCCCCAAGGCTTGGAAATGCCCTGCACGAGCTGAGGAGCATCGGTGAGCCCGAACGCCTTGGTGAAACCGAGAGCAAGGATGAGCCCATGCACAACGATCAGAGAGACGAACAGCCATCGTCTGAGCACGAAAATCTCCCCACGGGAATCATGCGCGTTCCGAGGATCTCGTTCAACCGACACCTGTCAGGCGCGTGCGATCGCTTGACACACCAAGTGGGAAGCGATCGGCAGGCGGCTCAGCCCTGATGGAGAGGCAACGGCGCGTGAGGCGCGAGCTCGCTCGGAAGACCGAACTTCGGAAAGAGCG contains:
- a CDS encoding DUF6544 family protein; this translates as MLRRWLFVSLIVVHGLILALGFTKAFGLTDAPQLVQGISKPWGVAWLGAAGLTLVTAVLFASSCHAWWAVGLGAVALSQVVIASSWEDAKLGTLANALILAGIAYRFASSGPRSFLARYRAAVEKRLAQPMAPPLVTESDLVPLPDPVERYLRQAGVVGQPRVHHFEATWRGRIRRGVGDPWMTFTAEQYNFPGEPARFFLMKATRGGLPVDVYHAFRDRSASMSVKLVSLVPMVDAVGPEMDRAETVTLFNDLCLLAPAELVDPAVRWTPIDERSARANYTIGSNTISAVLSFNEKGELVDFVSDDRLAASADGKQFTPCRWSTPVGEYRSFGPLRVFTRGEARWHPPEGDFAYLEIELVHFEVNAPRREPRART